Proteins co-encoded in one Sander vitreus isolate 19-12246 chromosome 9, sanVit1, whole genome shotgun sequence genomic window:
- the ccdc181 gene encoding coiled-coil domain-containing protein 181: MSEVVCKQSQEEYDDDFEKDLDWLISEESRSEDQGPDYDDIEAEIDKELEEDEKQKGKKKKPKSHKEDKRGKKTEELQEDEERWPSPMEPLEYDSDRDSPNKSSPIVPPPPGMDDQTEEEKKYILEKIQQANRELQDQEAPDMTRHRRLHFKEMLVDLVVPPLQFEKDGNSSEVEEVKGSKDSEAEIEVSEKLSELKLSPREESVGSRGAGRAGESSEGGIKEGRVLVEKDGKFDLVSLKEVESQGLLPPIANNYSDYSSLRHQEQTVSSSRTHRSSSPRPRAAGSSRFQQGIDPLRAPRPPAQPRCRPSSASHSQRGSQKRGSKRRVQSATGTPCQATYTLSPQQKELLQRIQERKEKLAREEEQRKLEEEKQKRQENELAFKAWLLRKKEQFQEERRIHRAQEMERKNFKKDSSDPEESFRLWLQRKHEQQQKERQLVDLKRLEEDSGYFLRSREECERAFQLWLKRKQAEKRAEQQAARERSRRLVLEERRARRMRDLLCTVNETKSFRFTEQLAYRF; this comes from the exons ATGAGTGAGGTGGTTTGCAAACAGTCTCAGGAAGAATATGACGACGACTTTGAGAAGGATCTGGACTGGCTGATCAGTGAGGAAAGCCGGAGTGAGGACCAG GGTCCTGACTATGACGACATAGAAGCAGAAATTGACAAGGAACTGGAGGAGGATGagaaacagaaaggaaagaaaaagaagccaAAAAGCCACAAGGAGGACAAGAGAGGCAAGAAAACAGAGGAGTTGCAAGAAGATGAAGAGAGGTGGCCCTCACCTATGGAGCCATTAGAATATGACTCAGACAGAGACAGCCCAAATAAGTCATCACCTATAGTCCCACCTCCTCCAGGGATGGATGACCAgacagaagaggagaagaagtaCATTCTGGAGAAGATCCAGCAGGCTAACCGGGAGCTACAAGACCAGGAAGCTCCAGATATGACAAGGCACAGGAGGCTGCATTTTAAAGAGATGCTGGTGGACCTGGTGGTGCCTCCACTGCAGTTTGAGAAAGATGGAAACAGTAGTGAGGTGGAAGAGGTAAAGGGCAGCAAGGATTCAGAGGCAGAGATTGAAGTGTCAGAGAAGCTTTCTGAGCTCAAACTTTCCCCTCGGGAGGAAAGTGTAGGATCTAGAGGAGCTGGCAGGGCTGGGGAGAGCAGTGAGGGGGGGATAAAGGAGGGCAGAGTCCTCGTAGAAAAGGATGGTAAGTTTGACCTGGTCAGCCTGAAAGAGGTGGAGAGTCAAGGACTTCTCCCTCCTATAGCAAACAACTACAGTGACTACTCCTCCCTACGTCACCAGGAGCAGACTGTGAGCTCCAGTAGGACCCACAGGTCCTCCTCTCCGCGTCCTCGTGCTGCTGGCTCTTCTCGCTTCCAGCAGGGCATCGATCCCCTCCGTGCCCCCAGACCTCCAGCTCAGCCCAGGTGCAGACCCAGCTCAGCCAGCCACAGCCAGAGAGGGAGCCAGAAGAGAGGCAGCAAGCGACGGGTGCAGTCAGCTACCGGGACACCCTGCCAGGCCACCTACACCCTCTCCCCCCAGCAGAAAGAGCTGCTGCAGAGGATccaggagaggaaggagaagcTGGCCAGAGAG GAAGAGCAGCGAAAACTGGAGGAAGAGAAGCAGAAGAGGCAGGAGAACGAGCTGGCGTTTAAGGCCTGGCTGCTGAGGAAGAAAGAGCAGTTTCAGGAGGAGAGAAGGATCCACCGAGCCCAGGAGATGGAGAGGAAGAATTTTAAG AAAGACTCCAGCGACCCGGAGGAGTCCTTCAGGTTGTGGCTTCAGAGGAAGCACGAGCAGCAGCAGAAAGAGAGGCAGCTGGTGGATCTGAAGAGGCTCGAGGAGGACAGTGGTTACTTCCTACGCAGCCGCGAGGAGTGTGAACGTGCCTTCCAACT GTGGCTGAAGCGGAAACAGGCGGAGAAGCGAGCGGAGCAGCAGGCGGCTCGAGAGCGCTCCCGTCGGTTGGTGCTGGAGGAGCGCCGTGCGCGCCGCATGAGGGACCTGCTGTGTACTGTCAATGAAACCAAGTCATTCAGATTCACCGAACAGCTGGCCTACCGCTTCTGA
- the cpox gene encoding oxygen-dependent coproporphyrinogen-III oxidase, mitochondrial — MATIVFCSVNKTAQTTARRCLFSHLKGLASSGESRLPLSCTHSPTVTFLAGIRCFSRGYSVRFMSHGTAGRAATGRTRRGALALIGAAAVTASAAVAGFLANANHFQRAEMATKVSKAAEENEQEGDILERCRGFMSPPVTDIGVLQERKGEMRTRMEMLIMETQAAFCNALEEVDGGKFKVDRWQRNEGGGGISCVMQDGKVFEKAGVNVSVVFGNLTEEAARQMRSRGKVLKGKDGKLPFCAMGVSSVIHPKNPHIPTVHFNYRYFEIEEEDGTKQWWFGGGTDLTPVYINKEDAFHFHNTLKEACDKHHLQYYPDFKKWCDRYFYIRHRGETRGIGGIFFDDLDSPSQEEAFNFVQSCARTVVPCYLPIVYKHLNDSFTDENKGWQQVRRGRYVEFNLVYDRGVKFGLATPGSRIESILMSLPLTARWEYMHEPAKGTMEAEMLEVLRNPKEWV; from the exons ATGGCAACCATTGTCTTTTGCTCAGTAAACAAAACGGCACAGACCACCGCGAGACGatgtttgttttcacatttaaaggggCTTGCTAGTTCAGGGGAGTCACGTCTGCCGTTATCCTGCACTCACAGCCCAACAGTGACTTTCCTTGCGGGTATAAGATGTTTTTCCAGGGGTTACAGCGTGCGTTTCATGTCCCATGGGACCGCAGGCAGAGCCGCAACCGGGCGAACCAGAAGGGGAGCCCTGGCGCTCATTGGAGCCGCAGCAGTAACGGCATCAGCGGCGGTAGCGGGGTTTTTAGCCAACGCTAACCACTTCCAGCGTGCTGAAATGGCAACGAAAGTATCTAAAGCCGCGGAGGAGAATGAGCAAGAGGGGGATATCTTGGAGAGATGCCGGGGGTTCATGTCTCCTCCAGTGACCGACATCGGTGTGCTGCAGGAGAGGAAAGGGGAGATGCGTACGAGGATGGAGATGTTGATCATGGAGACGCAGGCCGCCTTTTGCAACGCCCTGGAGGAGGTGGACGGTGGGAAGTTCAAGGTGGACCGGTGGCAGAGGAATGAAG GTGGCGGAGGAATCAGCTGTGTGATGCAAGATGGAAAGGTGTTTGAGAAGGCAGGGGTCAATGTATCAGTGGTGTTCGGAAACCTGACAGAGGAGGCTGCCAGACAGATGAGGAGCAGAGGGAAAGTCCTCAAAGGGAAAGATG GTAAGCTGCCATTTTGTGCCATGGGTGTAAGCTCTGTTATCCACCCCAAGAACCCCCACATCCCCACAGTGCACTTCAACTACAGATACTTTGAGATCGAAGAGGAAGATG gcaCTAAGCAGTGGTGGTTTGGCGGAGGCACAGACCTGACTCCAGTTTATATTAATAAAGAAGATGCATTTCACTTCCACAACACCCTGAAGGAGGCCTGTGACAAGCACCACCTGCAGTATTATCCAGACTTCAAGAAATG GTGTGACCGGTACTTCTACATCCGGCACAGAGGAGAGACTCGGGGTATAGGAGGGATCTTCTTCGATGACCTGGACTCTCCGAGTCAGGAGGAGGCATTCAACTTCGTCCAGAGCTGTGCCCGCACCGTGGTGCCCTGCTACCTCCCCATTGTATACAAACACCTCAACGACTCCTTTACTGATGAGAATAAAGGCTGGCAGCAGGTACGACGAGGAAG ATATGTGGAGTTCAACCTGGTGTATGACAGGGGAGTGAAATTTGGCTTGGCCACGCCTGGCTCCAGAATTGAGAGCATTCTCATGTCCCTCCCCCTCACTGCCAG GTGGGAGTACATGCATGAGCCTGCCAAAGGTACCATGGAGGCTGAGATGCTGGAGGTGTTACGAAACCCCAAGGAGTGGGTCTAA